In Spirosoma aureum, a single genomic region encodes these proteins:
- a CDS encoding VOC family protein, which produces MKRVTGIGGLFFKAEKPDELRNWYGTHLGFQTDQYGATFEWRHADDAEQKGYTQWSTFAKDSTYFAPSSKDFMVNFQVENLTELLAVLKAEGVTVIGEIEEYDYGKFGWIMDPEGNKIELWEPKAE; this is translated from the coding sequence ATGAAACGAGTAACTGGAATTGGAGGGCTATTTTTTAAAGCTGAAAAACCCGATGAACTACGGAATTGGTACGGTACTCATCTGGGATTTCAGACTGATCAGTATGGGGCTACATTTGAATGGAGACATGCTGACGACGCTGAGCAAAAAGGCTATACACAATGGTCAACGTTTGCTAAAGACTCGACGTATTTTGCGCCGTCCAGCAAGGATTTCATGGTTAACTTCCAGGTTGAAAATTTGACCGAGCTGCTTGCTGTATTGAAAGCTGAAGGAGTAACGGTTATCGGTGAAATTGAAGAATATGATTACGGTAAATTTGGCTGGATCATGGACCCGGAAGGCAATAAAATCGAACTTTGGGAGCCCAAAGCCGAATAG
- a CDS encoding IlvD/Edd family dehydratase: protein MPLRSRDWFGRTGKDGFIYRAWMKNQGFPHHEFEGKPVIGICNTWSELTPCNAHFRELAEAIKRGVWEAGGFPLEFPVMSLGECQIKPTAMLFRNLASMDVEESIRGNSIDAVILMCGCDKTTPSLVMGACSVDIPTLVVSGGPMLAGRFQGRKIGTSDLWRFAEAFKMGEMSQAEFVAAEASMARSQGHCAVMGTASTMAAMVESLGLALPDNATIPAADSRRKVLAHLTGMRAVELAREGITPSKILTRQAFENAIMINAALGGSTNFILHLTAIAGRVGVDLSLDDFDTLSAKIPLLTNLQPSGEHFVEDLFYAGGLPAVIRELRDYLNNDALTVNGRTIGENCADAQCYDPAVIATVGQPFKPESGVAVLRGNLCLNGAVIKPSAASPALMQHTGRAVVFENIDDYKARIDDPDLDVDPSCVLVLKNVGPKGYPGMPEVGNMQLPAKILALGVHDMVRISDGRMSGTGFGTVILHVSPEAAVGGNLALVQNGDLITLDVENRSLHLHVSDEELAGRLVHFKPLDLGYDRGYVNLYIRHVTQAHEGADFDFLRGGSGSEVKRDSH from the coding sequence ATGCCCCTACGTTCCCGAGATTGGTTTGGCCGCACCGGAAAAGACGGCTTTATTTATCGTGCCTGGATGAAAAACCAGGGTTTCCCACACCATGAGTTTGAGGGAAAACCCGTTATTGGTATTTGCAATACCTGGTCGGAACTAACGCCCTGCAACGCCCATTTTCGCGAGTTGGCCGAAGCCATCAAACGAGGGGTTTGGGAAGCGGGCGGTTTCCCGCTGGAATTTCCTGTGATGTCGCTGGGCGAATGCCAGATCAAGCCGACAGCCATGTTGTTCCGCAATCTCGCCAGTATGGATGTGGAAGAAAGTATTCGTGGCAACTCGATCGATGCGGTCATTCTGATGTGTGGTTGCGATAAAACCACGCCCTCGCTTGTGATGGGAGCCTGTAGCGTCGACATTCCTACGCTTGTCGTATCGGGCGGACCGATGTTGGCAGGGCGTTTCCAGGGCCGAAAGATTGGAACGAGTGATCTCTGGCGGTTTGCCGAAGCCTTTAAAATGGGCGAGATGAGCCAGGCTGAGTTTGTGGCTGCTGAAGCCAGTATGGCCCGGTCGCAGGGGCACTGTGCCGTAATGGGAACAGCCTCCACAATGGCGGCCATGGTCGAATCGCTGGGGTTAGCACTGCCCGACAATGCAACCATTCCGGCAGCCGATTCGCGTCGGAAAGTACTCGCTCATCTGACCGGTATGCGGGCCGTTGAACTCGCGCGTGAAGGCATAACCCCATCGAAGATTCTGACCCGACAGGCATTTGAAAATGCCATTATGATCAATGCCGCGTTGGGTGGCTCAACCAATTTTATCCTTCACCTGACGGCCATTGCCGGGCGGGTGGGTGTCGATTTGTCGCTCGATGATTTCGATACGCTTTCGGCCAAAATCCCCCTGTTGACCAATCTTCAACCCTCTGGCGAACATTTCGTGGAAGATCTGTTCTATGCCGGAGGACTGCCGGCTGTTATCCGCGAGCTTCGTGACTACCTCAATAACGACGCCCTAACCGTTAACGGTCGAACGATTGGCGAAAACTGCGCTGATGCGCAATGTTATGACCCCGCCGTAATTGCAACGGTCGGGCAACCTTTTAAGCCTGAGTCGGGCGTTGCGGTTTTGCGGGGTAATCTCTGCCTGAACGGGGCAGTCATAAAACCCTCGGCGGCATCGCCTGCACTGATGCAGCATACGGGTCGGGCAGTAGTTTTTGAAAATATCGATGACTACAAAGCGCGCATTGACGATCCCGATCTGGATGTTGATCCGAGTTGTGTTCTGGTTCTGAAGAATGTTGGCCCGAAAGGGTATCCGGGTATGCCTGAGGTAGGGAACATGCAGCTCCCTGCCAAGATACTGGCACTGGGTGTTCATGATATGGTTCGCATTTCTGATGGGCGGATGAGTGGTACCGGTTTCGGAACGGTTATTCTGCACGTTTCGCCCGAAGCAGCCGTTGGGGGTAATCTGGCACTTGTGCAGAATGGTGATCTGATTACGCTCGATGTTGAAAACCGGAGCCTTCATCTGCATGTGTCGGATGAGGAACTGGCTGGCCGGCTCGTTCATTTCAAACCACTTGACCTGGGTTATGATCGCGGCTATGTAAATCTGTATATTCGCCACGTTACGCAGGCTCATGAAGGAGCCGACTTCGATTTTCTGCGGGGCGGTTCGGGAAGTGAAGTAAAGCGTGATTCACACTAA
- a CDS encoding lytic transglycosylase domain-containing protein: MTRASAKAALLTVALNAPELPLLDVDFCGECLPLDKIDVVDRWKHVFTLFRSHASDLGNLRERADAFFPIIDPILEKYDIPDDFRYVPLAESALRPKAVSRAGAAGYWQLMPGTARSLGLRVGGRIDERFNVLKATDAACRYLRKLYDQLGSWSLVAAAYNAGPGLMKNQLKRHEHRDYYQMSLPRETKYYLYRVLLYKEVMSRPNDYSSFLSPVPQTAYRFQPLTSAIQIG, encoded by the coding sequence ATGACCCGTGCTAGTGCCAAAGCAGCCTTGCTGACAGTGGCACTTAACGCCCCTGAGCTTCCTTTGCTCGATGTCGATTTCTGCGGAGAGTGCCTGCCACTCGACAAGATCGATGTTGTTGACCGCTGGAAACACGTATTTACGCTGTTTCGTAGTCACGCCAGCGATCTGGGCAACCTCCGTGAACGGGCTGATGCATTTTTCCCGATCATCGATCCGATTCTGGAGAAATATGACATTCCAGATGATTTCCGCTACGTTCCCCTTGCCGAAAGTGCGTTACGTCCAAAAGCGGTTTCACGAGCAGGTGCAGCAGGTTACTGGCAATTAATGCCTGGCACTGCCCGTTCGTTGGGGTTACGGGTTGGGGGACGAATTGATGAGCGTTTCAATGTGCTTAAAGCAACAGATGCCGCCTGTCGATACCTGCGAAAATTATATGATCAGTTGGGTTCATGGTCGTTGGTAGCCGCAGCGTACAACGCCGGACCGGGCCTGATGAAAAATCAACTAAAACGCCACGAACACCGCGATTACTACCAGATGAGCCTTCCACGCGAAACCAAATATTACCTCTACCGCGTGTTGCTCTACAAAGAAGTAATGTCTCGTCCGAATGATTATTCGTCCTTTTTGTCGCCTGTTCCACAAACAGCCTATCGATTTCAGCCTCTGACGTCAGCCATACAAATAGGTTGA
- a CDS encoding RNA polymerase sigma factor, whose protein sequence is MAAFFRSSVNKVAVQPSFSQFQQDEQAFYEALRANDQQAWDYLMIQVHNQFVVPQSRQNYDYDTLISAYTEGLAVVKDNILSGRFTHEKAKVTTYAHSVCRFTLLNLYDKDKRRQEVSPFQEQSADESEESSSAVRDEAVDWLLQTDIEDHSWALEPLKLAMSGLKDRCQTILRLFYIDEVPDREAAIQLNINEANLRQQRRNCVMGLRQSFNQLKNSYL, encoded by the coding sequence ATGGCCGCATTTTTTCGTAGTTCAGTCAATAAGGTCGCCGTGCAGCCATCATTCAGCCAGTTTCAACAGGACGAACAGGCATTTTATGAAGCACTCCGGGCCAACGATCAACAAGCCTGGGACTATCTTATGATTCAGGTGCACAATCAGTTTGTTGTTCCGCAATCCCGCCAGAATTATGACTATGATACGTTAATTTCAGCCTATACCGAAGGGCTGGCTGTTGTTAAAGACAATATTTTGAGTGGTCGCTTTACGCACGAAAAGGCCAAAGTCACAACCTATGCGCATAGCGTTTGCCGGTTTACACTGCTTAATCTGTATGACAAAGACAAACGTCGGCAGGAAGTATCGCCGTTTCAGGAGCAATCGGCGGATGAGTCAGAAGAAAGTTCGTCGGCAGTTCGTGACGAAGCGGTCGACTGGCTCCTTCAGACAGATATTGAAGATCATAGCTGGGCACTGGAGCCACTCAAACTCGCCATGTCGGGCCTGAAAGATCGCTGTCAGACCATTTTGCGCCTGTTTTATATTGACGAAGTTCCCGACCGCGAAGCCGCCATTCAACTCAATATCAACGAAGCTAATCTACGCCAGCAACGTCGCAATTGCGTCATGGGGCTTCGACAGTCCTTTAACCAACTAAAAAACTCGTATTTATAA